A DNA window from Thermodesulfobacteriota bacterium contains the following coding sequences:
- a CDS encoding enoyl-CoA hydratase-related protein, with the protein MSIDMGKEIKNALERASQDNEVRAVVITGAGSVFCSGIDLPQGEKIVDMTPVEVREEIYAVFQGVVRAIVDLPKPVIALVNGPAIGAGFDLCLACDIMIAAEDAKFSEFFVRIGTLPGMGGMFFLPQLVGIGKANELAFTGDIIDGIEAERIGLVNKVVPTDQLEKVTGEFANKLARGATKAIGMIKMGIRRGIGSNLSSELEFASFAQSVCIKTEDAREGFKAALEKRRPEFKGK; encoded by the coding sequence TTGAGCATAGATATGGGTAAAGAGATAAAGAATGCACTTGAAAGAGCCTCTCAAGATAATGAAGTGAGGGCAGTAGTTATCACTGGTGCCGGTTCTGTATTCTGTTCTGGTATAGATCTTCCCCAGGGAGAAAAGATAGTGGATATGACTCCGGTGGAGGTTAGAGAGGAGATATATGCAGTATTTCAGGGAGTAGTCAGAGCGATCGTTGACTTGCCGAAGCCAGTGATAGCATTGGTGAATGGACCGGCCATAGGGGCAGGGTTTGATCTATGTCTGGCATGTGATATCATGATAGCGGCGGAAGACGCCAAGTTCAGTGAGTTTTTCGTCAGGATAGGCACATTGCCGGGTATGGGAGGGATGTTCTTTCTTCCTCAACTGGTAGGCATAGGGAAGGCCAATGAACTGGCTTTTACCGGTGACATAATAGACGGTATTGAAGCAGAACGCATAGGTTTGGTAAACAAGGTAGTCCCGACGGATCAACTGGAAAAGGTGACAGGAGAATTTGCGAACAAACTGGCAAGGGGAGCCACTAAGGCCATAGGCATGATAAAGATGGGGATCAGACGTGGTATAGGATCTAACCTTTCCTCTGAACTCGAATTTGCATCTTTTGCTCAGAGCGTCTGCATAAAGACGGAGGATGCTCGGGAAGGCTTCAAAGCAGCTTTAGAAAAGAGAAGACCTGAATTCAAAGGAAAGTAA
- a CDS encoding MoaD/ThiS family protein: protein MSIQVKVPPLLRQVTGRLAVVEVDATHVAECLGKLEERFPRIKGHLFDEKGKLKSSIIINVNGKDMRSLSGLQTPVKSGDVVNVLLAHPAIS, encoded by the coding sequence ATGAGTATACAGGTCAAGGTTCCACCCCTTTTGCGACAAGTGACCGGGAGGTTAGCTGTAGTAGAGGTTGATGCCACCCATGTCGCTGAATGTCTGGGTAAGCTAGAGGAACGTTTCCCACGTATAAAGGGCCATTTGTTTGATGAAAAGGGTAAACTAAAGTCTAGCATTATAATCAATGTCAACGGTAAAGACATGCGCTCCCTTTCTGGGCTGCAGACACCTGTGAAATCCGGGGATGTGGTGAACGTGTTGCTTGCACATCCCGCTATCAGTTGA
- a CDS encoding nitronate monooxygenase → MFKTRVTEMLGIEYPIVAGGMAYISRAGYAAAVSNAGGLGIITSANFETAEELREEIKKTKSLTNKPFGININLFPSRRPMPNDEFIETLIDEGVAAVETSGTRSPAEYFSRLKEGGVKCIHKCAAARHARRAENDGADMVTVVGFENGGALGMDDVPTMVLVPVTRETVKIPVLAGGGIVNGRGFIAALALGAEGVTIGTGFMATEECPTHPKFKEWMVRSKETDLAVIERSIGLPHRSLRNKAVEQVEEMEARGAAFEELVAVVAGENYKRAILDGELDAGLAYCGLAVGLIHRTSTVKEFIDGIIAEASAIAQQIASLGGVTK, encoded by the coding sequence ATGTTCAAGACAAGAGTCACAGAGATGCTTGGTATTGAGTATCCCATAGTTGCTGGTGGGATGGCTTACATCTCTCGAGCAGGCTATGCGGCTGCGGTCTCGAATGCTGGTGGGTTAGGGATTATCACCTCAGCAAACTTTGAAACCGCAGAGGAGCTTCGCGAGGAGATCAAGAAGACGAAAAGTCTGACCAACAAGCCTTTTGGGATAAACATCAATCTGTTTCCATCACGGAGGCCTATGCCCAATGATGAGTTCATCGAAACCCTCATTGACGAAGGGGTTGCGGCAGTCGAAACCTCAGGGACTCGCAGCCCTGCGGAATATTTCTCCCGCCTCAAGGAAGGAGGAGTAAAATGTATACACAAGTGTGCTGCGGCAAGGCATGCCCGCAGGGCAGAGAATGATGGGGCTGACATGGTAACTGTAGTTGGATTTGAGAACGGGGGCGCACTGGGTATGGATGATGTTCCTACTATGGTCCTGGTTCCGGTAACACGGGAGACCGTCAAGATACCGGTCCTTGCTGGCGGAGGGATTGTCAATGGCCGTGGGTTTATAGCCGCCCTGGCTCTGGGTGCTGAGGGTGTTACTATTGGTACCGGTTTTATGGCAACGGAGGAATGTCCAACCCATCCTAAGTTTAAGGAGTGGATGGTCAGGAGCAAAGAGACCGACCTGGCTGTGATTGAGCGTTCTATAGGGCTTCCGCACCGCTCATTGAGGAACAAAGCCGTGGAACAAGTTGAGGAGATGGAAGCCCGGGGTGCTGCTTTCGAAGAGTTGGTCGCGGTTGTTGCTGGTGAGAACTACAAGAGGGCCATACTTGATGGTGAGCTGGATGCGGGGCTGGCTTACTGTGGTTTAGCTGTGGGCCTAATACATCGCACCTCAACTGTCAAAGAATTCATTGATGGCATAATTGCTGAGGCGAGCGCTATCGCTCAGCAGATTGCTTCCTTGGGAGGAGTGACAAAATGA
- a CDS encoding sigma 54-interacting transcriptional regulator, protein MFEKKKKKDIIPSDTPIYLKEDCEFNDVLEIFSQNDEIEIIPILNNQFYPVGIVSKNTIFKALYRQNNSKIPIKELMVCEFNLINEDTSLDELLIRDSSSCLPLIVVNKDGRFSGTITQNKLLDCYQFQLASIQKRYHALSKSSEENLNEYNRKSTLFENILNNAYEAIVVIDEKGIVRYCNTQALNYYGRKIDEVINKHLSLISPHSGLFNVLETGEPDIGVPFRKNDGQETVINRVPIKQNGKIIGAMGVLLFKDLTDLKHLLQRVNLLETTVELYKTELQSAWSSRYTITHIIGSSKAIEDARHLALKAAKSSSPILILGESGTGKELFAHSIHYASPRREKPMIRVDCSAIPKDLLEAELFGYEAGAFTGAGRKAKPGKFELADNGTIFLDEIADMPMEMQAKLLRILQEKEITRIGGTKPIRVDFRLISATHQNLDKLVKENYFRTDLYYRLNVIPLIVPPLRERKEDITLISNYFLRKIYNQSGKENIRLSRGASELLQEYDWPGNVRELMNILERTVNLIEGNTINIDDLPTFLRNTIKTVHNPLQLEKCVTDVEKKLLLEAIESVDGNKAEAARILGIHRTTLYKKLARFSIGIN, encoded by the coding sequence TTGTTTGAGAAAAAGAAAAAAAAGGATATTATTCCTAGCGATACACCAATTTATTTAAAGGAAGATTGTGAATTCAATGATGTTTTAGAAATCTTCTCTCAAAATGATGAAATTGAGATTATCCCTATCTTGAATAATCAATTTTACCCTGTTGGAATTGTTTCAAAAAATACAATTTTTAAAGCTTTATACCGGCAAAATAATTCGAAAATACCAATCAAGGAATTAATGGTATGTGAATTCAACTTAATAAATGAAGATACTTCGCTGGATGAACTCTTAATTAGGGATTCTAGTAGCTGTTTGCCCCTCATTGTGGTTAATAAAGATGGAAGATTTTCCGGGACTATTACTCAAAATAAGCTTTTAGACTGTTACCAATTTCAGCTTGCATCCATTCAAAAGAGATATCATGCATTATCAAAATCGTCTGAAGAAAACCTGAATGAGTACAATCGTAAATCTACCCTTTTTGAAAATATTCTTAACAATGCATACGAAGCAATAGTAGTTATCGATGAAAAGGGAATAGTAAGATACTGCAATACCCAAGCCCTAAATTATTACGGCAGAAAAATAGACGAAGTTATTAATAAACATCTGAGCCTGATCAGTCCACATTCCGGATTATTTAATGTGTTGGAAACAGGGGAACCAGATATTGGAGTACCTTTTAGAAAGAATGACGGACAAGAGACGGTTATCAATAGGGTTCCTATAAAGCAAAATGGAAAGATAATAGGTGCAATGGGGGTACTTCTATTTAAGGATTTAACGGATTTGAAACACCTTCTCCAAAGAGTGAATCTACTAGAAACTACCGTGGAACTCTACAAAACCGAGTTGCAAAGTGCCTGGTCATCCAGATACACAATTACCCACATCATCGGTAGTAGCAAAGCAATAGAAGATGCGCGGCATCTAGCCCTAAAAGCAGCTAAAAGTTCTTCTCCTATCTTAATCCTGGGAGAGAGTGGCACGGGTAAAGAGTTATTTGCTCATTCGATTCACTATGCAAGTCCAAGGAGAGAAAAACCGATGATACGGGTAGATTGTTCTGCCATCCCAAAAGACCTTCTGGAAGCTGAACTCTTTGGTTATGAAGCGGGAGCTTTCACTGGAGCGGGAAGGAAAGCAAAACCGGGAAAATTCGAATTGGCTGATAACGGGACGATTTTTTTGGATGAAATTGCGGATATGCCCATGGAAATGCAGGCAAAGCTACTCCGGATTCTTCAAGAAAAGGAGATTACAAGGATTGGGGGTACAAAGCCAATAAGGGTTGATTTTCGGTTGATAAGCGCAACACATCAGAACCTTGATAAATTGGTAAAAGAAAATTATTTCAGGACTGATTTGTATTACAGGCTGAATGTCATACCTCTTATTGTTCCTCCATTAAGAGAGAGGAAAGAAGACATTACTCTGATTTCCAATTATTTCTTAAGAAAGATATATAATCAAAGCGGGAAAGAGAATATCCGTCTTTCGCGTGGAGCAAGTGAACTGCTTCAAGAATACGATTGGCCAGGGAATGTCAGAGAGCTAATGAATATCCTTGAAAGAACAGTGAATCTTATTGAGGGTAACACTATAAATATCGATGACTTGCCCACATTTTTACGAAACACAATAAAAACAGTCCATAACCCTCTTCAGTTAGAAAAATGTGTAACAGATGTTGAAAAAAAACTTCTTTTGGAAGCAATCGAATCAGTAGATGGCAATAAGGCGGAAGCGGCAAGAATTCTGGGAATCCACAGAACTACCCTCTACAAAAAATTGGCCAGGTTTAGCATAGGCATCAACTAA
- a CDS encoding CoB--CoM heterodisulfide reductase iron-sulfur subunit B family protein has translation MKQYALFTGCTIKVALPHIEMVARKVFPLLDIDIKELAFTCCPNADFRSMDEYSWLVVAARNLALAEKEGLEILSLCPGCTQTLKEANIILKNDVSLRAEINKRLGKIGLIFQGTTDVNHHLVILHRQIEILLQRITTPLYGIKLAAHTGCHLLMPSWLMQFDSPERPTKLEELVKILGGTTIDYPEKILCCGFGLFGSQKGTASRIIKDKVESASLAGAEAFVVPCPSCFQQFDRNQLVAKRELKFEYQLPVFYYLQLVGLAMGFNLDEVGYYHGRVRSPELEEKIKSLGGKKYYSIVNQKHLLVLA, from the coding sequence ATGAAGCAATACGCTTTATTTACGGGATGTACAATAAAAGTTGCACTTCCTCATATAGAGATGGTAGCCAGGAAGGTTTTCCCCTTGCTTGATATAGATATTAAAGAGCTGGCATTTACCTGCTGCCCTAATGCTGATTTCAGATCCATGGACGAGTATTCCTGGTTGGTGGTTGCTGCAAGGAATCTTGCCTTAGCTGAGAAGGAGGGTCTAGAGATACTGAGTCTGTGCCCTGGCTGTACCCAGACTCTTAAAGAGGCGAATATCATCTTAAAAAACGATGTCTCCTTGAGGGCAGAAATCAATAAAAGACTTGGGAAAATAGGCCTGATATTTCAGGGGACCACAGATGTCAACCACCATTTGGTCATTCTCCACCGGCAAATTGAGATACTTCTCCAGAGAATTACTACTCCTCTTTACGGTATAAAGTTGGCAGCTCATACAGGCTGCCACCTGCTCATGCCAAGCTGGTTAATGCAATTTGATAGCCCCGAACGACCGACAAAACTGGAGGAACTTGTAAAAATACTGGGGGGTACTACTATAGATTACCCGGAGAAAATCCTTTGTTGTGGATTTGGTTTGTTCGGCTCACAAAAAGGAACCGCATCAAGGATTATTAAAGATAAGGTTGAATCAGCTTCCTTAGCTGGAGCTGAAGCTTTTGTAGTTCCGTGCCCCAGCTGCTTTCAACAGTTTGATAGGAATCAATTGGTCGCAAAGAGGGAATTGAAATTTGAATATCAGCTCCCTGTCTTTTATTATCTCCAGTTGGTAGGGTTGGCTATGGGGTTTAACCTGGATGAAGTTGGGTACTACCATGGGAGGGTGAGATCGCCCGAATTGGAGGAGAAGATTAAATCGCTGGGGGGAAAGAAGTATTATTCAATAGTTAACCAGAAACACTTATTGGTTTTGGCTTGA
- a CDS encoding 4Fe-4S dicluster domain-containing protein → MISINTDLRRKILEHNEDIKKCYQCSTCSASCPVLKYDPDFNPRVLIIKALFGSEDTLKSKEFWKCLSCDRCNERCPQGVNPFNVLLKLKNFLFSQNLAPKERIDARELIITTGFSYPVSSAVDRKRESIKLEALESIGEELKKIIGTEESE, encoded by the coding sequence ATGATAAGTATAAATACAGACCTTCGAAGAAAAATACTGGAACATAATGAGGACATAAAGAAATGCTATCAGTGCTCTACGTGTAGTGCCAGTTGCCCTGTGTTAAAATATGACCCGGATTTTAACCCTCGAGTCCTCATTATAAAAGCCCTATTCGGGTCGGAGGATACTCTCAAGTCAAAGGAGTTCTGGAAGTGCCTTTCCTGTGACAGGTGTAATGAAAGGTGTCCCCAGGGTGTTAATCCCTTTAATGTTTTGCTTAAACTTAAGAATTTCTTATTCTCACAAAACCTGGCACCAAAAGAGAGGATAGATGCCAGAGAGCTAATTATAACCACTGGTTTTTCTTATCCTGTTTCATCAGCGGTAGACAGAAAAAGAGAGAGCATAAAGCTGGAGGCATTGGAGTCTATAGGTGAAGAGTTAAAGAAAATAATAGGAACAGAGGAGTCAGAATGA
- a CDS encoding septal ring lytic transglycosylase RlpA family protein, with protein MKVKLSPSLFLSISVIILALCSCAAPKYRYYPEPSYREVEIGVGSWYGSDFHGKPTSSGEIYNMHDLTAAHKTLPLGTYAMVTNMDNRRAVEVKINDRGPFIEGRIIDLSFAAAKALDMVDCGIAIVRVEVTKRVKYYDIPYTLQVGSFIEKGNALDFKKELDKKYKDVYIVATRVSTAEYYRVRLGYFKSEGAAQKEAQRLIEDKYTVFLTRRD; from the coding sequence ATGAAGGTCAAACTTAGCCCCTCCCTTTTTCTGTCTATATCAGTTATTATATTAGCTCTGTGTTCCTGTGCAGCACCTAAATACCGATATTATCCTGAACCGTCGTATAGAGAAGTTGAGATAGGGGTTGGATCGTGGTATGGGTCTGATTTTCATGGTAAACCAACGTCCAGTGGAGAGATATATAACATGCATGATCTAACAGCCGCCCATAAAACCCTACCCCTTGGTACCTATGCAATGGTTACAAACATGGATAATAGAAGGGCGGTAGAGGTAAAGATAAATGATCGGGGACCATTTATAGAAGGAAGAATAATTGACCTTTCTTTTGCTGCAGCGAAAGCCCTGGATATGGTAGATTGTGGAATTGCCATAGTTAGAGTGGAGGTTACAAAGAGGGTGAAATACTATGACATACCATATACCCTCCAGGTAGGTTCCTTTATAGAGAAGGGTAACGCTTTAGATTTTAAAAAAGAATTGGACAAGAAATATAAGGATGTCTATATCGTAGCTACCAGAGTCTCAACTGCAGAATACTATAGGGTTAGGTTGGGATACTTTAAATCGGAGGGGGCTGCCCAAAAGGAAGCTCAGAGACTTATTGAGGATAAATATACTGTCTTTTTAACAAGGAGAGATTGA
- the coaE gene encoding dephospho-CoA kinase (Dephospho-CoA kinase (CoaE) performs the final step in coenzyme A biosynthesis.), whose protein sequence is MKVIGLTGGIATGKSTVSEILSKLGAEIIDADKVGHQIYLPNTGAWKDIIAAFGKDILLPDKTVNRPKLGGIVFNDKAALKKLNHIVHPRMYKKFEEEIELKRKKNDNKGVVVLDAAILIEANWLSLVDQVWVVAADEDTVMDRLCSKKGFTKEHARSRISSQLSDEERKKYADVIIENNGTMAEVEQRVYEAWKRIVTIQP, encoded by the coding sequence ATGAAGGTAATTGGACTTACAGGTGGTATTGCTACTGGTAAGAGTACAGTCTCAGAGATCCTTTCAAAGCTGGGTGCTGAGATTATAGATGCCGATAAAGTCGGTCATCAGATATATCTCCCCAATACAGGGGCATGGAAGGATATTATTGCTGCCTTTGGAAAGGACATTCTACTCCCGGATAAGACTGTAAATAGACCCAAACTAGGGGGTATAGTGTTCAATGATAAGGCAGCCTTAAAAAAATTGAATCATATTGTCCATCCCAGAATGTACAAAAAGTTTGAAGAAGAGATAGAGCTAAAAAGAAAAAAAAACGATAACAAAGGTGTAGTAGTATTGGATGCAGCAATCCTGATTGAGGCAAACTGGCTGTCTTTAGTAGATCAGGTATGGGTAGTGGCTGCAGATGAGGATACTGTGATGGATCGTCTGTGTTCAAAGAAGGGGTTCACTAAAGAACATGCCCGGTCCAGAATATCTTCTCAGCTCTCAGATGAAGAGAGGAAAAAGTATGCTGATGTAATCATTGAAAACAATGGTACCATGGCAGAGGTCGAACAACGCGTATATGAAGCATGGAAGAGAATCGTAACTATTCAACCATGA
- a CDS encoding 2-hydroxyacyl-CoA dehydratase family protein — MSSKNLSSSKKQLRTARLVWPLAKDYYARARQAKIDKKLVVWTILMAPFELLHAMDVIPMMTEHFSSLLAIKQKIVPYLELAERMGYTRNSCSFHRAVIGFALSGEELMIPDPDFFVSAANACDGGVKVHIPVVEQFGIPYYVIDSPYHTSEGGMSVIEEDKVEYYKNQLHELISIIEGLTNKPLNEDMLRETIGFAKQTNDLWLEINELRKTIPCPMSVAEEATTIYPLMQLLGTREAVGFYQLLLNEVKERVKEGKGIVEDERHRLLWLGPIINYDTSLLNYFEEFGAVLVKSDMDYIYLGDLDPENPLDSLARKYISNFFNSIIENRIYLTKEMVRDYNIDGMIIYSHRGCRLFCGGQRAVMDAISEEFGIPSLLIGGDLSDVRDYNRDQVRNQIENFMDILG, encoded by the coding sequence ATGAGTTCAAAAAATTTGAGTAGCTCGAAGAAACAACTGAGGACGGCAAGGTTGGTGTGGCCACTGGCAAAGGATTATTATGCCAGGGCAAGACAGGCTAAGATAGATAAAAAGCTGGTTGTCTGGACCATCCTTATGGCACCATTCGAGCTATTACATGCGATGGATGTGATTCCCATGATGACGGAACATTTTTCATCCCTTTTGGCAATAAAACAGAAGATTGTGCCTTACCTTGAATTAGCTGAAAGGATGGGATATACGAGGAATTCATGCTCTTTTCACAGAGCTGTAATTGGATTTGCTTTATCTGGGGAAGAATTAATGATACCAGACCCGGATTTTTTTGTAAGTGCAGCCAATGCATGTGATGGGGGTGTTAAAGTCCATATACCTGTAGTAGAACAATTTGGGATTCCATATTATGTCATAGATTCTCCTTATCATACCTCAGAAGGTGGAATGTCTGTTATTGAGGAAGACAAGGTGGAATACTATAAAAACCAACTCCATGAATTGATCTCTATTATTGAAGGATTGACAAACAAACCCCTTAATGAAGACATGCTTAGGGAAACTATTGGATTTGCAAAACAGACCAATGACCTCTGGCTTGAGATAAATGAGCTGCGAAAAACTATACCCTGCCCCATGAGTGTGGCAGAAGAAGCAACAACCATATATCCTCTGATGCAGTTGCTGGGGACCAGGGAGGCTGTTGGCTTCTATCAACTGTTATTGAATGAAGTTAAAGAACGGGTCAAGGAAGGAAAGGGGATTGTGGAAGATGAAAGGCATAGATTACTATGGCTTGGGCCTATTATTAACTATGATACAAGTCTGTTGAATTACTTTGAGGAATTCGGAGCGGTACTGGTTAAGTCAGATATGGATTACATATACCTTGGTGATCTGGACCCGGAAAACCCATTGGATAGCCTGGCGAGGAAATACATTTCAAATTTTTTCAATAGTATTATTGAAAATCGAATCTACCTCACCAAAGAGATGGTCAGAGATTACAATATAGATGGGATGATCATCTATTCTCATCGTGGATGCAGGCTATTCTGTGGTGGTCAGAGGGCAGTAATGGATGCAATCTCTGAGGAGTTTGGTATCCCTTCTCTCCTGATAGGGGGTGACCTCTCTGACGTAAGGGATTATAACAGGGATCAGGTTAGGAATCAGATAGAAAACTTCATGGACATACTGGGATAA
- a CDS encoding CoA-binding protein, with amino-acid sequence MEDKFEGLERAFNPRSVVVIGDKRQNNNYSFLRALATFCGNVYSVNVDPGEFPGIEALGVKNYTSLLDVPDPVDYAIVAVPRQVAPAIVKDCIHKRVGGVSLFTSGFAETRTREGMELADMITKMAKEGGLNLIGPNCMGIFNPKIGLRNTPDQYTGNGGSVGFISQSGGHAINFSVVGYNNGIKISKLVSYGNGYVLDSTDYCEYLLKDDETEIIALYIEGIKDGGRFFNLLKEATKKKPILIWKGGQTEEGSMATASHSGSMAESNLTWETVIKQSGAIKIDSLEELVDTVMMLLYSPAVKKNRVGLVSLSGGQCVNMTDVFARQGFTVPLLTDRSYRELSSIFALVGASYRNPIDLGGNLSLAESTRRALLGRDDIPSRERLLDITLNILDNDENIDSVVIEMSAHLMEWFKETFPDFAEYFYATLANFRKKSGKPLIVIIPPSKVEVGAIEMKRSLLKRGIASFPSFSRGAEALGKVMGYYQQRR; translated from the coding sequence ATGGAAGATAAATTTGAAGGGCTGGAGAGGGCATTTAATCCAAGGTCTGTCGTTGTAATTGGAGACAAAAGGCAAAACAATAATTACTCGTTTCTGAGAGCCCTTGCTACCTTTTGTGGAAATGTTTATTCTGTAAATGTCGATCCTGGAGAGTTTCCCGGCATAGAAGCCCTGGGGGTTAAGAATTATACAAGCCTTTTAGATGTTCCTGATCCTGTTGATTACGCCATTGTGGCTGTCCCGAGGCAGGTAGCTCCCGCAATAGTGAAAGACTGTATTCATAAAAGAGTAGGGGGAGTAAGCCTGTTTACCTCTGGTTTTGCAGAGACCAGAACCAGGGAAGGAATGGAGCTGGCAGATATGATTACAAAGATGGCAAAAGAAGGGGGACTCAACCTCATTGGACCTAATTGCATGGGTATATTCAATCCCAAAATCGGTCTGAGAAACACACCAGATCAATACACAGGAAATGGGGGGTCGGTAGGTTTTATATCACAGAGTGGGGGACATGCAATAAACTTCAGTGTAGTAGGATACAATAATGGGATTAAGATAAGTAAACTGGTCAGTTATGGTAACGGCTATGTATTGGACAGTACCGACTATTGTGAGTATCTTTTGAAAGACGATGAGACAGAGATTATAGCCCTTTATATAGAGGGTATAAAAGATGGGGGGCGTTTCTTCAATCTTTTAAAAGAAGCAACTAAAAAAAAGCCGATACTGATCTGGAAAGGGGGGCAGACAGAGGAGGGTTCAATGGCTACTGCTTCCCATAGTGGGTCTATGGCAGAGTCTAACCTTACCTGGGAGACAGTGATTAAACAATCAGGTGCTATAAAGATAGATAGCCTTGAAGAGTTGGTTGATACGGTTATGATGTTGCTCTATTCACCTGCTGTGAAGAAGAACAGGGTTGGACTGGTCTCCCTCAGCGGGGGACAATGTGTTAATATGACCGATGTCTTTGCGAGGCAGGGCTTTACAGTCCCATTGCTCACAGATAGATCATACAGGGAACTGTCTTCTATCTTTGCCCTGGTTGGTGCAAGCTATAGAAATCCCATTGATCTTGGAGGAAACTTGTCACTGGCTGAAAGTACTCGCCGGGCTTTACTGGGGAGAGATGACATCCCCAGCAGGGAAAGGCTCCTGGATATAACCCTGAATATTTTGGACAATGATGAGAATATTGATTCTGTTGTTATTGAGATGTCTGCACATCTGATGGAATGGTTTAAAGAGACGTTCCCGGATTTCGCTGAATATTTCTATGCCACGCTGGCAAATTTCAGGAAAAAGTCGGGAAAACCCCTCATAGTTATCATTCCTCCTTCAAAGGTTGAGGTAGGTGCAATCGAGATGAAAAGGAGTCTTCTAAAAAGGGGTATTGCCAGTTTTCCCAGTTTTTCAAGAGGTGCCGAGGCTTTGGGGAAGGTAATGGGATATTATCAGCAACGCCGTTAA